CATGGGCCCCCCTTTTGCGTCTTTAGGGATTTGAATGGCTTTGACAACAGGTTTTATCATTTCAAAATCTGAAAACCCAAAGTCAAGCTTGGTAACCCCGGAGCCGTCCCAGTAGTGTGGGAAACTTAAACTCCAATCGTCATCAAAAAACACACATTGTAAGACTTCAATGACTTCTTCTCCGGTGAGCCGGCCTGTAAACTTGACCTCGACTTTTTGGTTGGCGATATCGATGTGGTAATTGTATGGCATATAAGTGGGCCTAAATGGAGTGCCTCAATTTCCAGGGAGAATGAAGTTGTTTTGACTCGTGCTACATGGCTTACCGTAGCTGTTAAGAAGATATGAAGGGGCAAGGCCGTCGTTGGCATATCAATCGTCCGTTCCCTTAAAGATAAAAGGTGTGATTGGCTGTGGGGTAAATCTCTAACACCCCCTTAAAAACGATTATCGACTAAGATTAATCGATCCAATTGTAGTTTTGCGGTGCTAGCACAAGTTGCGTTGCCTGATCTAGTAGCTCTACTTTTGTGGCCAGGGTTTTGTCTACTGGTAACTGGGCAACCCCAATCAACCTGCGCATTATTTCCATGCCGGCAAACTGACAGGCGAGTAGCTTATCAAATTCTGCGGGCGCTTTATACGCTTCCATGAGGTGCTTGATTTCTGTTGCACCAAACCCTGCAATCAACAGGTGCGCCATGCAGACCCCAACGTCATAGCTTGCTGGACCAAAAAATCCGAACTCGGGGTCAATGACTTTTGGGCCCGTTACCGTGCGCACCCAACTGCCCGGATAGAAGTCGCCATGCAGCAGGGTTGTACCATCTTCCATGTACAGCTTGCCCAGTTGCTCGATTTGTCGGATAAAGGCCTCGTTTTTTTGCAGCTTGGTTGCCTGGGCTTGCAGACCAGACGTGATGTCATCAAGCGCGAGTCCGTTTTCCGGTTGGAGGGGGATATCAAAAAGATGGGCGTGATTGAGCTGGCGCATGGCTTTGTTGGCCAGTGATGATCGGAGGGTCGGGTCAAATGATGCGTTGTGCAGTGTACCCAGCCAGCTGATTAATTGGCGGATCTCCGTTGCCGGCGCCAGGTCTCCGCTGTACATGTTTGTGTAGTCTTCCACCTTTCCCAGGTCTTCAAACAGGGCGCACCGCGATGCGGGAGCAATAGCAAGCAAAGCCGGCATGCCACCGGCAATAACCGGGTACGGTTTCACGGCTTCGTAAAACGTAATTTCGCTTTCAATACGTTCCACAGGCGCAGCTATTTGCGGGTATTTTTCTACCCACGGGCGTGATTGCTTGAAAATAACGGAGCGTTTGCTGGTACGGATGCGTGCAACAAAGTTCATGTTACCCTCACCCGCTTTGGAAATTTCTTCTACTGTTTCATCTGTAGCAATCCACCCGTTTTCATTCAGAAATTGAATCAGGGCTTCCGGCTCATCAAACTGAAAAAAGACTTCGGATTGCATTTGTCTTGATGGGGTTGTTAGGGCGTGCGGACAATTAGCAGGTAGAAGAACATATAATGTCATTTTGTTCATATCAAAGTGCGTCTTGTGTTCGATGTAGCACATCGGGCGTTAAAAGGAACGCAGATATGGACAAAAAGGGCGCATTATGTATTTTACAAGCTGATTGTCTACATGCCCTGGTTACTGCTCAAATTGAGGTGACATGATACGTTTTTCAACAATCATATCCACATGCTGCATCCTGGCCTGTTGTACTGTTTCAGCTGTTGATGCGCAGCCGGCAGACCCTGCGCGGATTGAAGGCTTGCTTGTTGGCGCACTCCTTGGCGATGCTGCCGGCGGACCAGATGAATTCCAGAAACCCGAGCAAAGCATCTGGACACAAACGGATACCGTACTTTCTGCTGCCGGCATTCAGTCGCTTGCCGACAGATTTAAGCTCAAACCCTACACCCGCCGGCCTAACCCTGAGTCGTATGGGCAATGGCGCGCAAACGCGCCGGCAGGCACCGTAACCGACGACTCGCGCTTCAAAATTATTTTCTTTCAAAGCCTGGAGGCTGCAGGTAAACCCAGCCGTCGCCACTTTGCTGAAGCGTTACTCAACTGGTATGCAGATTCAACAAGTGTATATGGTACGCTACCACAGCTTTGGTTAGCAGAATTTGCCTATGCTGCGCGCTGGGAATTG
The DNA window shown above is from Bacteroidota bacterium and carries:
- a CDS encoding phosphotransferase, with amino-acid sequence MQSEVFFQFDEPEALIQFLNENGWIATDETVEEISKAGEGNMNFVARIRTSKRSVIFKQSRPWVEKYPQIAAPVERIESEITFYEAVKPYPVIAGGMPALLAIAPASRCALFEDLGKVEDYTNMYSGDLAPATEIRQLISWLGTLHNASFDPTLRSSLANKAMRQLNHAHLFDIPLQPENGLALDDITSGLQAQATKLQKNEAFIRQIEQLGKLYMEDGTTLLHGDFYPGSWVRTVTGPKVIDPEFGFFGPASYDVGVCMAHLLIAGFGATEIKHLMEAYKAPAEFDKLLACQFAGMEIMRRLIGVAQLPVDKTLATKVELLDQATQLVLAPQNYNWID